A window of the Tunturibacter empetritectus genome harbors these coding sequences:
- a CDS encoding 3-hydroxyacyl-CoA dehydrogenase NAD-binding domain-containing protein, with translation MQEVARQLLPEIRRVAIIGAGVAGRSFALACAAAGFDVVLEDVMPANLWRAEAEYSDLSKRVAAGSLELAATVEDAVRTADIAVDFVPDELESKLEIFSMIDRMAPPKTILCTPSYALSITDLASCVYRPDRCVAVRGELVRGDAAVAPVVQVLYPAATLKPIVETVSRFLSTLGLAVQAEADTEEPALIKNVSRATH, from the coding sequence ATGCAGGAGGTTGCGCGCCAGCTGCTTCCCGAGATTCGCAGGGTTGCGATTATCGGAGCGGGAGTGGCTGGCCGCAGCTTCGCTTTAGCTTGTGCCGCGGCGGGCTTTGACGTGGTGCTCGAAGACGTGATGCCGGCCAATCTGTGGCGGGCCGAGGCGGAATACTCGGACCTGAGCAAGCGCGTTGCGGCGGGAAGCCTGGAGTTGGCCGCGACGGTTGAAGATGCCGTTCGCACGGCTGATATTGCCGTCGACTTTGTGCCGGATGAGCTCGAGTCGAAGCTTGAAATCTTCAGCATGATCGACCGGATGGCCCCGCCCAAAACAATTCTGTGTACACCAAGTTATGCGCTGAGCATTACGGATCTGGCGTCCTGTGTCTACAGGCCGGATCGGTGCGTTGCTGTGCGGGGCGAACTTGTGCGGGGTGATGCAGCCGTAGCGCCGGTGGTACAGGTGTTATATCCGGCGGCTACCTTGAAGCCGATTGTCGAGACTGTCAGCCGGTTTCTCTCTACACTTGGACTTGCGGTACAGGCGGAGGCGGACACGGAGGAGCCTGCGCTGATCAAGAACGTCTCCCGGGCGACACACTAG